ACGTCGACAGCTTTGCCGTTACCAACGCGTTTTTGCGAAACCATAAAACGATCGATCCGAATAAATCATACGCTGTATTGAATATGGGTGGCGTGCATACCAATCTCAGTATATTGAAGGGCGATATCATACACTTTGTAAGAGACGTAGCGATTGGCGGCAATGATTTTACATTTGCCATATCGCGGCGTCTTGGAGTAGATCAGAAGTCGGCCGAGGAACTAAAGTTGCGTCCGGTTAAAGAGAAGGAGCAGGAGATAGCCGAGTGTGTTAAGAACAGTTTTAACGATCTCCTGGACGAGATAAAACTCTCTTTTGGATATTATGAAAATCAGGCCGGGAAGGGCGTGGACGAAGTATACATCTCGGGTGGTTCGGCTAACATGGGCGGCTTTAAGGATGCTTTCGAAGATGCGTTGGGAGTGCAACCCATATCCTGGGATCCATTGGAGTTTATGGATGTTTCTTCGGTAGGAATAGATGCGGAAGCCCTGTCCGGAGTGAGAAGTTCTTTTGGCATAGCCGCGGGCTTATGTTTACGATAGGTTAATATGATAACGATAAATCTATTACCGGAAGAGTTGAGGGCAAAGGAGTCTTCCCTTACACAGTTTAAGATAGACTTCAAGGGCAATGCCCGGCTTTTCAAAAATGTCGCGATATCGGCCGTAGCCGTACTTATAGTGACACACATCGTCCTGTTCTTCATAGGAGCGAGAAGCTCGAGTTTATCCAGCGGCCTGGAGCGAAAGTACAGCCGCCTTTTACCGGAGAAGAAGGAGTATGAATCCCTGAAGGTGGAAGCGGATATAGCGAATGGTAAGGCAAAGGCCATAGACGAACTCCTCGCAAATCGCTTTAGCTGGGCCGGAAAACTGAACGAACTGAGCGATTGCGTACCGCAGGGCATATGGTTGACGGACCTTTCATATGACGAGAAAATGAGTCAGATAGCGGTGCAGGTTCCGGTTTCCTCAATGCGTTCCGGTGTTAAGAAAGAGATAACAAAAACCGAGACGAAAGAGGCTGTGCTTAGGTATCTCAATATTTCGGGATATGCGACCAGCATGGGAGAACAGGGGACGGCGCTTGTCGGTAAGTTTATTGCCCAAATGAAAGAGAGCGCGGCTTTCTTCGCTGATTTTAGCGAGATAAAGCTCGAGTCGATAAAAAGCGAAAAGGTTTTGGAGCAGGAAGCCATGAGCTTTAAAATAACGTGTCAATTTAAGAATTAACTGGTGGGCTTATGGGAAAATTTCAATTAGACCTGAAGAACGCAAAACAGGTGACTATCATCGCTGTGGCCGCGACCGCAGGATTTTTATATCTGTATGTCAATTTTTTACTATTGCCGCAGATATCGGGCATAGCTAAGGCGTACAAAAAATTGAATAATATTTCGAGCGAGGTCAAGGCCGCGGAACGAGATGTCTCTCAGGTTGAAGGTTTGAGAAAACAGGTGGCGGCTTCCCGCGACAGGATAGAATCTTACGAAAGGACCTTGCCGGCCGGCCAGGAGATACCAAAATTACTTTCGGATCTTTCGGACATGGCCAAGAGGTCGGGCGTTAAAATAGTAGGCATAACGCCATTACCGCCCAAAGATGATAAGGTACCAACTCAAACTATATATCAGGAGATACCGATACTTATAAGCGCTAAGTCCGGATATCATGAATTAGGCAGATTCATTTCCAACCTTGAAACTTCTGACAGATTCATGAAGGTGGCGGATATAAGCATAAAATCCAATAAGTCTGCTCCTAAAAGGCATGACGTAGAGATACTCGTTTTGACATACATACTTTTGGTGAATGGATGACGTTAAAAAAAACTATCGTATTTTCGACTTTAACGCTTGTGATGTTGCCGGCTTTTCTTATGGCGGACGGTGTGGCGTACGATCCTCATGCAAAACGGGATCCGTTTGTGCCGTTGATAGGACAGGAACGCCCTACGTCTCTGGCGCCCCTCGCTGAGGTGGCTTCTCCGGATGATATATGCCTGGAGGGCATTGCTCTCGATGCCACCGGTAACCGCATGGCTTTTATTAACGGCGATCTCGTGAAGGAAAAGTTTAAGATCGGCGAGGTTGAAGTAAAAAAGATAATGAAAAGTTCAGTCCTGCTTATGATAAGCGGACAAGAGTATACGATCAAACTGCCCGACGAAGGAGGCAAAAAGGGTGAATAGTAAAAATACCATAATATTTGTAGCGCTGTTTCTTATTTTTTCTTCCTCCGGCCAGGCTCTTACGCAGGAAAGCGATCCGATAGAAAATAAAGACCCGATTGTTTCATCGGCTCAGACAGATGTTTCCATCTCAAAGACGGATACTACCCCCGCGCAAACAGATGTTTCCGCTGTTCCGGTCGTACCGGAGAAGTCAGTTCAGGATAAGACGTTGTTACTCGATTCCGGCAACGTTACAATAAATTTTAAAGGCGCCGACATAAAGACCGTCCTGGCGTATATATCGGAGGTTTCGGGGGTGGATATAGTCCCGGCTCCGGACGTCAAAGGCGTGATAGATCTTAAGCTGACCAATAAGCCATGGAAAGTCGCGCTCGACATCATATTGCGCAATTACGGTTTTGCTTACGAACGTGAAGGTGACATAATCAGGGTTGTTACGGTAAGCCAGCTGAAACAGGAAGAACTGGCCTCCCAGGCGTTCAGTTTGAATTACAGCAAGTGCAAGGATGTTGTGGATTCGATAAAAAACATAGTAAGTGAAAAAGGCAAGGTTACATTCGATGAACGGACAAATACGGTTATAGTTACCGACATCCCGACCAATCTTTATAAAATAAGCCAGATCATATCGCGGCTTGATAAAAAGACGCAACAGGTACTGATAGATGCCAGGGTAATCGAAACCGTGCTCGGCGATGACGAAAAGATGGGTATTAACTGGGGTGTTAAGGTAAGCGCGTCCGGCGCCAAGCGCCCGATCACGTTCCCGTTCTCGCAATTTGCTCTCGCGAGCAAATGGTTGCCGCAGGTGCAGGTAACCTCCCCAACGATGTCTACATCGATTACAGGTTCATCTGTTACGGAAACGACCGATTTTCCTCACGATGCGACCGGTGTGTCGGCATTCCCGTATGCTACCACGGATGATTATACGTTCGGCACGCTCGATTTTACAGGGCTTACCGCAGTTCTGGAAATGTTGAAGGAGAGGACCAATACGGACGTGGTGTCGAACCCGAGGATTGCCACTCTGAATAATCACGAAGCGCTGATAAACGTGGGGCAGACTCTTAATATGCCTACCTACGAGAGAAATTCTTCGACAGGTAAAATGGAGATAACCGGATATACCGCGAAGGATCTCGGCATTATATTGAAGGTGACCCCGCATATAAATGATGTCGGCGAGATAGTGGTGGATCTGGAGCCGCAGATAACGGATCTATTGCGTTACGATACTCTCGATGCTACCAGTGGTGTCGTCGCGCCGGTATTCTCTACGCGTATCGCCAAGACGCAGGTTATGATAAAGAACGGACAGACGATTTTTATAGGCGGCCTTATCAAAGAGAACGATGTTAATATGAAGCATAAGCTTCCGATCATCGGAGATATTTGCGAAAATGTGCCGATATTAGGATTTATGACTTCCAAAAAAGAGATCACAAAGCAGAAGACAGAGTTGATATTCTTTATTACCGTAAATCTTATGGAGCCTGGACAGGGAATAAAAGATATACCTATCCCGAGCAATGTCTACACTCCAGCTTATACTATGATAAGACCACCCGATAGCGGTGATACAAAAAAGGGAAAGAAGAAATAAAGATAAGGATAGTATTTCAGAAGACCGCGGATATGCG
This genomic stretch from Candidatus Omnitrophota bacterium harbors:
- the pilM gene encoding type IV pilus assembly protein PilM, encoding MTKTSGASVGIDIGASLIKMLQVSGPAEKPIITGMGFKDVSGLSGAEISDSLKSLASESRISAKEAVISLSGPSVIVRFITLPKMNESALKGAIRYEAEKFIPYNISDCVVDFQTLNKDDKENKFGILLVAAKKEYVQEKIKTVEKAGFSVRVVDVDSFAVTNAFLRNHKTIDPNKSYAVLNMGGVHTNLSILKGDIIHFVRDVAIGGNDFTFAISRRLGVDQKSAEELKLRPVKEKEQEIAECVKNSFNDLLDEIKLSFGYYENQAGKGVDEVYISGGSANMGGFKDAFEDALGVQPISWDPLEFMDVSSVGIDAEALSGVRSSFGIAAGLCLR
- a CDS encoding PilN domain-containing protein encodes the protein MITINLLPEELRAKESSLTQFKIDFKGNARLFKNVAISAVAVLIVTHIVLFFIGARSSSLSSGLERKYSRLLPEKKEYESLKVEADIANGKAKAIDELLANRFSWAGKLNELSDCVPQGIWLTDLSYDEKMSQIAVQVPVSSMRSGVKKEITKTETKEAVLRYLNISGYATSMGEQGTALVGKFIAQMKESAAFFADFSEIKLESIKSEKVLEQEAMSFKITCQFKN
- the pilO gene encoding type 4a pilus biogenesis protein PilO, coding for MGKFQLDLKNAKQVTIIAVAATAGFLYLYVNFLLLPQISGIAKAYKKLNNISSEVKAAERDVSQVEGLRKQVAASRDRIESYERTLPAGQEIPKLLSDLSDMAKRSGVKIVGITPLPPKDDKVPTQTIYQEIPILISAKSGYHELGRFISNLETSDRFMKVADISIKSNKSAPKRHDVEILVLTYILLVNG
- a CDS encoding secretin N-terminal domain-containing protein yields the protein MNSKNTIIFVALFLIFSSSGQALTQESDPIENKDPIVSSAQTDVSISKTDTTPAQTDVSAVPVVPEKSVQDKTLLLDSGNVTINFKGADIKTVLAYISEVSGVDIVPAPDVKGVIDLKLTNKPWKVALDIILRNYGFAYEREGDIIRVVTVSQLKQEELASQAFSLNYSKCKDVVDSIKNIVSEKGKVTFDERTNTVIVTDIPTNLYKISQIISRLDKKTQQVLIDARVIETVLGDDEKMGINWGVKVSASGAKRPITFPFSQFALASKWLPQVQVTSPTMSTSITGSSVTETTDFPHDATGVSAFPYATTDDYTFGTLDFTGLTAVLEMLKERTNTDVVSNPRIATLNNHEALINVGQTLNMPTYERNSSTGKMEITGYTAKDLGIILKVTPHINDVGEIVVDLEPQITDLLRYDTLDATSGVVAPVFSTRIAKTQVMIKNGQTIFIGGLIKENDVNMKHKLPIIGDICENVPILGFMTSKKEITKQKTELIFFITVNLMEPGQGIKDIPIPSNVYTPAYTMIRPPDSGDTKKGKKK